Proteins encoded within one genomic window of Komagataella phaffii GS115 chromosome 3, complete sequence:
- a CDS encoding Mitochondrial matrix acyl carrier protein, involved in biosynthesis of octanoate, with amino-acid sequence MNRFNHPILRTAFSKSKWNLSKYTSPLFRPSYARTMIPLRTYSSTPSLTKEIIYDRIVEILESYDNVKQGSTISPAASFSKDLGLDSLDTVEVLLELENEFSILIPDNEADEIKTVQQAVDYIAAQEDSI; translated from the coding sequence ATGAATAGATTCAATCATCCTATTTTGAGAACGGCATTCAGCAAGTCCAAATggaatctttcaaagtacACCTCCCCTTTATTCAGGCCATCATACGCAAGAACCATGATTCCTCTAAGAACGTACTCTTCCACTCCGAGCCTGACAAAGGAGATAATTTACGACAGAATTGTTGAGATATTAGAGTCTTATGATAACGTCAAGCAGGGAAGCACGATATCTCCCGCCGCCTCATTTTCGAAAGACTTAGGACTAGATTCACTTGACACTGTTGAAGTACTTCTTGAGTTGGAGAACGAATTTTCTATCTTGATACCTGACAATGAGGCTGACGAAATTAAGACTGTACAGCAGGCTGTCGACTACATAGCTGCCCAAGAAGATTCCATTTGA
- a CDS encoding Protein with similarity to mammalian developmentally regulated GTP-binding protein — protein sequence MGVLEKIQQIQEELARTQKNKATEYHIGLLKGKLARYRQQLLEPPPGASSSPGTGFEVSKSGDARVALIGFPSVGKSSFLGKITSTKSEVAQYSFTTLTSVPGVLQYEGAEIQIVDLPGIIKGASEGKGRGRQVVATAKTADLILMVLDATKGSDQRQILERELESVGIRLNKSKPNISFKVKQNGGIKFSSTNPPRYLNEKLCQAILRDYRIHNADILIRDDSCTVEDFIDVINENHRHYIGCIYVYNKIDAVALEEVDRIAREPNTVVMSCEMNLGIQDLVEEIWYRLHMTRLYTKRRGVSPNFNDPMVVRQNSTIEDVCNSIHKDFKSQFKYALVWGSSAKHSPQKCGLGHKVHDQDVVSIVTK from the coding sequence ATGGGAGTTTTAGAGAAAAtccaacaaattcaagagGAACTAGCTAGAACACAAAAGAACAAGGCTACAGAGTATCATATTGGTCTTTTGAAAGGGAAGCTAGCCCGTTACCGACAACAACTTCTCGAACCTCCCCCCGGAGCGTCATCTTCTCCAGGCACaggttttgaagtttctaAAAGTGGAGATGCTAGAGTAGCTCTTATTGGCTTCCCGTCGGTAGGAAAATCATCTTTTCTAGGTAAGATAACCAGCACGAAGTCAGAAGTAGCTCAATATTCTTTCACCACTCTGACATCAGTTCCAGGCGTTCTACAATATGAGGGTGCAGAAATTCAAATAGTGGATCTTCCAGGAATCATCAAGGGAGCCAGCGAAGGAAAGGGAAGGGGAAGACAAGTTGTGGCTACTGCAAAGACTGCAGATCTGATCCTAATGGTGTTAGATGCCACCAAAGGTTCAGATCAACGACAAATTTTAGAAAGAGAGTTGGAAAGCGTTGGCATCAGATTGAATAAGTCAAAGCCAaacatttctttcaaagtgaaACAAAATGGCGGAATAAAATTCTCTAGTACGAATCCTCCCAGATATTTAAACGAAAAACTATGCCAAGCTATCTTAAGAGACTATCGTATCCATAATGCAGACATACTGATAAGAGATGATAGTTGCACGGTAGAAGACTTCATTGATGTGATAAATGAAAATCATCGCCACTATATCGGCTGTATTTATGTTTACAATAAAATCGATGCTGTCGCattggaagaagttgatCGCATTGCTCGTGAACCCAACACTGTTGTCATGAGTTGTGAGATGAACTTAGGGATCCAAGACTTGGTAGAGGAAATATGGTACCGCCTACACATGACACGTTTGTACACTAAAAGAAGGGGGGTTAGTCCCAACTTTAATGATCCGATGGTCGTGAGGCAAAATTCGACGATTGAAGATGTTTGCAATTCTATTCATAAGGATTTCAAAAGCCAGTTTAAGTATGCTTTAGTCTGGGGATCTTCCGCAAAACATAGCCCTCAAAAATGTGGCCTTGGCCATAAGGTGCATGATCAAGATGTTGTTTCTATTGTTACAAAGTAG
- a CDS encoding Subunit of tRNA (1-methyladenosine) methyltransferase with Gcd14p, which translates to MPGCNIIEEGKHVLVRLPSEAVKVVLLKGDSCISLGKFGTFSVSGVLGYKFGQSFEILENKLVKPVCSLIDDSKPLLLEDSNTFSENNQNLINTGSLVQKLSTQDIEELKKQGKGQDIINQIIAGHDSFGKKTQYSQEKYLKRKQEKFLRRFTIDYLGASEMLQYYRLKDPQRVLDMSNESLGLILSYANIRPGGNYILVDETGGVLLYAMLERMENEGSILVAHENEHPNLIALNYSNYSPELLEKMVSNLNWLQFLEADTQRPQWNNYPQEKIDRLTPPRRSHYLRKKRAADRVNNILDTVEQGNFDGLIYASTLYPPTLIPRILDTLGGSRPVVIYSPFKEILSETFHVLQKDYRILAPSIYETRVRQYQTIIGRIHPLMTTKGGGGYVLHATRVIPKEGGVTAVGRGIKSKRLKLDDPKVETRQPLE; encoded by the coding sequence ATGCCGGGGTGCAATATAATAGAAGAAGGCAAACACGTTTTGGTTCGTCTTCCTTCAGAAGCGGTGAAAGTGGTACTACTGAAAGGCGACTCATGTATCTCTTTGGGAAAGTTTGGAACATTCTCAGTTTCAGGTGTATTAGGATATAAGTTTGGgcaaagctttgaaattttggagaacaAGTTGGTGAAACCGGTTTGCAGTCTCATTGACGACTCAAAACCGTTACTTTTGGAGGATAGCAACACGTTTAGCGAGAATAATCAAAATCTAATAAATACCGGATCGCTGGTTCAAAAGCTAAGTACTCAAGACATCGAAGAGCTCAAGAAACAAGGGAAAGGCCAAGATATCATCAACCAAATCATAGCTGGCCATGACTCTTTTGGGAAGAAGACTCAATATTCCCAAGAAAAATACTTGAAAcgaaaacaagaaaaatttTTACGCCGATTTACTATAGATTATCTCGGTGCAAGTGAAATGTTACAATATTACAGACTTAAGGATCCTCAAAGGGTTCTTGACATGAGCAATGAGTCTTTGGGACTTATTCTGAGCTATGCTAACATTCGCCCAGGTGGCAACTACATACTAGTCGATGAAACCGGAGGTGTTCTCCTGTATGCCATGTTAGAGAGAATGGAAAATGAAGGATCAATTTTGGTAGCCCATGAAAATGAGCACCCTAATTTAATAGCGCTTAACTACTCTAACTATTCTCCAGAGCTACTGGAAAAGATGGTTAGTAATCTCAACTGGTTACAATTTTTGGAAGCGGACACACAGAGGCCGCAATGGAATAACTATCctcaagaaaaaattgacaGGTTAACTCCTCCTCGTCGCTCACATTACTTACGAAAGAAAAGGGCTGCTGACAGAGTTAATAATATTTTGGACACTGTTGAACAAGGAAATTTTGACGGTTTGATATACGCATCGACGCTATACCCCCCAACTCTAATTCCAAGGATACTAGATACTTTGGGCGGGTCTCGCCCGGTAGTCATTTACAGCCCCTTTAAGGAGATCTTGAGTGAAACGTTTCATGTTCTACAGAAAGACTATAGAATTCTGGCACCTAGTATTTATGAGACGCGTGTGAGACAGTATCAGACAATTATAGGCCGAATTCACCCATTGATGACAACTAAAGGAGGTGGTGGTTACGTTTTGCACGCCACTCGAGTTATACCAAAAGAAGGAGGTGTAACTGCAGTTGGAAGAGGAATCAAAAGCAAACGGTTGAAGTTGGACGACCCCAAAGTAGAGACGAGACAACCGTTGGAATGA
- a CDS encoding Subunit of the ARP2/3 complex, with protein MLQLDAKNLLVEDAFLEAFDTDYVPATLDRIITDFDFTTYHISTPESKEKLLFSINIKCWNDLVKYGVFQILKDKYDELIILTEPEAGWNFSLYVDLTQFKLANNENKKELASRLSLLKSHCFSAPFYKAFNRHDILAAEGPVDPNNIYGEDISTVTEEVFVLNYRDSEVIYIKPSNDRVTVIFSTVFRDETDKVFSKVFLQEFSDARKRSIQTAPQVINSHREPPLEIRNLTSNPFNETTGEEKTYITFVLFPRHFSSVDVRWNTIQHIQLFRSYFHYHIKIVKCFLHQRMRYRVSEFMKVLNRARQDSIDEEKERKTVSGRRFELRS; from the coding sequence ATGCTTCAATTAGATGcaaaaaatcttttggtAGAAGATGCTTTTCTCGAGGCGTTTGACACTGATTACGTTCCAGCTACATTAGACAGAATTATCactgattttgattttaCTACTTACCATATTTCAACTCCTGAGtctaaagaaaaattactTTTTTCGATCAACATCAAATGCTGGAATGACCTTGTCAAATATGGCGTgtttcaaatattgaaagatAAGTATGATGAGTTGATTATACTCACGGAACCTGAGGCTGGATGGAATTTTAGTTTATATGTCGACCTGACTCAATTCAAACTCGCAAACAACgaaaacaagaaagaattaGCATCGAGGTTATCTCTGCTAAAATCGCATTGTTTCTCAGCTCCGTTTTACAAGGCATTTAACAGACACGATATCTTGGCTGCCGAGGGGCCAGTTGATCCAAACAATATTTATGGCGAAGATATTAGTACTGTCACCGAAGAGGTATTCGTTTTGAATTATCGTGACTCGGAGGTTATATACATTAAACCATCGAATGACCGGGTTACTGTTATTTTCTCCACAGTTTTCAGAGATGAAACGGATAAGgtattttccaaagtgtTCCTTCAAGAGTTTAGCGATGCCAGAAAACGTTCCATTCAAACGGCTCCGCAGGTGATAAACTCACATAGAGAACCGCCATTGGAAATCCGTAACCTTACAAGCAATCCTTTTAATGAGACAACCGGTGAAGAGAAGACGTATATTACATTTGTACTCTTCCCTAGACATTTTTCCTCCGTGGATGTAAGATGGAACACTATTCAACACATCCAATTGTTTCGCTCATACTTTCATTATCACATCAAGATAGTTAAATGCTTTTTACACCAGCGAATGCGTTATCGCGTAAGTGAGTTCATGAAAGTATTGAACCGTGCTCGTCAGGATAGCATagatgaagagaaggaaaggAAGACAGTAAGTGGCCGGAGATTTGAATTAAGAAGTTAA
- a CDS encoding Histone acetyltransferase, acetylates N-terminal lysines on histones H2B and H3, with product MTSDTNRRGINNEKRQESSNKRTKYNATQNEHVVESPMKIEVSQDFQMNEDTNAELKNVDDAEEVKDCKVSERNSNDEENKYITEFDFYGEKYTFKERPAVIEEKEGKIEFRVVNNDNTKESIMVLTGLKNIFQKQLPKMPREYISRLVYDRSHLSIAIIKKPLTVVGGITYKPFNQREFAEIVFCAISSTEQVRGYGAHLMNHLKDYVKATSNIKHFLTYADNYAIGYFKKQGFSKEISLDKRVWMGYIKDYEGGTLMQCSILPKIRYLDSSKILLLQKAAILKKIRSISKSNIVHPGLKQFKSANVIKAVDPMQIPGLKEAGWVREMDELAQLPKRGPHHAFMANLITELQNQPSSWPFLQSVNREEVPDYYEVIKEPMDLSTMETKLENDHYHTLEDFIYDATLIFNNCRSYNNESTTYYKNANKLEKFMKSKIREVPEYADMVD from the coding sequence ATGACCAGTGACACGAATAGGAGAGGCATCAATAATGAAAAGAGACAAGAATCATCCAACAAAAGGACCAAATATAATGCAACTCAAAACGAGCATGTCGTCGAGTCTCCTATGAAAATAGAAGTTAGTCAAGACTTTCAAATGAATGAGGATACAAATgcagaattgaaaaatgttgatgatgCAGAAGAAGTTAAAGACTGTAAGGTGTCTGAAAGGAATTCGaacgatgaagaaaataaaTATATCACAGAGTTTGACTTTTACGGAGAAAAATACAcgttcaaagaaagaccAGCAGTTATTGAGGAAAAGGAGGGTAAAATTGAATTTAGAGTAGTAAACAACGATAACACCAAGGAAAGTATTATGGTTCTGACTGGGTTGAAAAAcatttttcagaaacagCTTCCTAAAATGCCAAGAGAATATATATCTCGCCTGGTGTATGATCGAAGTCATTTATCGATTGCAATTATCAAGAAGCCTTTAACTGTAGTTGGGGGGATCACTTATAAACCTTTCAATCAGAGGGAATTTGCAGAAATTGTGTTTTGCGCCATTAGTTCTACTGAACAAGTCCGCGGTTACGGAGCACACCTAATGAATCATCTAAAAGACTACGTTAAAGCAACAAGCAACATCAAACATTTTTTAACATACGCAGACAACTATGCTATTGGCTATTTCAAAAAGCAGGGATTTAGTAAGGAGATATCACTTGACAAAAGGGTTTGGATGGGGTATATCAAGGATTATGAAGGTGGCACTTTGATGCAATGTTCTATTCTACCTAAAATTCGATACCTAGATTCTTCTAAAATCTTGCTCTTACAGAAAGCGGCcatattgaagaaaatcagaTCTATATCCAAATCTAATATTGTTCATCCGGGCCTGAAACAGTTCAAGTCTGCAAATGTGATTAAGGCTGTCGACCCAATGCAAATTCCTGGATTAAAGGAGGCAGGGTGGGTCCGGGAAATGGACGAGTTGGCTCAATTGCCCAAAAGAGGTCCCCATCATGCATTCATGGCTAATCTCATAACCGAACTACAAAATCAGCCTTCCTCGTGGCCATTTCTGCAATCGGTGAATCGTGAGGAAGTACCTGATTACTACGAAGTGATCAAAGAGCCTATGGACCTCTCTACAATGGAGACGAAGCTTGAAAATGATCATTACCATACACTAGAAGATTTCATCTATGATGCGACATTGATATTCAACAATTGTAGATCGTACAACAATGAGAGCACAACATATTACAAGAACGCGAATaagcttgaaaagtttatgAAGAGCAAGATAAGAGAGGTACCAGAGTACGCCGATATGGTTGACTGA
- a CDS encoding Essential protein involved in ribosome biogenesis: MFAARFDPGTTSKPVKTLNSDRDDESYSVKCSTEVVTSSSAGIGGKRKYESFPKTIQDSTRKRKVKGGKTIKCKKPKTKDLRSSECNESVLPVDPDEDTRSMIEVENEHTQALETHQGQKKTEEIRDGAGDQVDIKHLKVFHRFQQTMKLKGRQKLYQPNEGQEEKVKDHMLQQKESERHDLISLPQPELPQDKVLSSLATLNQKIDWLAKPIYYTTRATLPFQKLNLPPSLLKNILQKFGYKEAFSVQISVIQALQHDIKQTRISNSIPGDLLANAPTGSGKTLGYCVPIVQAILGRRVSSIKCIILAPTKPLVSQVYSTLNQLCTGTDLNVMELRNDTVDNEKMRLTSYELPNYPDIIVSTPGRLLEHLNANRLKLHCLRFLVVDEADRILHSTSFDWCAPLLRKINNDRSTSYGKSGKSLSALNLSVVPCQKLVFSATLTTDAEKLSHLQLYRPRLLVVNDHGVESGKDGSSELYQLPPSLDELSLTLSNTDGVEFFKPLILFKLLTEYVYRARMGDMNVSVPFKANVLVFIRSNEASARMEKLLDLLAEAFRKKLRVKSVNSLLDPETRERRFHDFTRNKIDVLVATDVMARGMDLPNINHVINYDLPGSTREYVHRVGRTARANKFGVATSFVLGDGDRQWLRRLTQSGVINRNGKTLNDIPVTEEIETRLETSYQDTNMEEDGIPKFLLALTEPEKLIYTEVLAELGYEIKQHKS; encoded by the coding sequence ATGTTTGCTGCTAGATTTGATCCTGGAACGACTAGTAAGCCCGTAAAAACTCTAAACTCAGATAGAGATGACGAGAGTTATAGTGTGAAATGCAGCACTGAGGTAGTCACATCCAGCTCAGCAGGTATTGgtggaaaaagaaaatatgaAAGTTTCCCGAAAACTATTCAAGATAGTActagaaagagaaaagtcAAAGGAGGCAAGACGATCAAATGCAAGAAACCTAAGACAAAAGATTTACGCTCATCTGAATGTAACGAAAGTGTACTCCCTGTCGATCCTGATGAAGATACTAGATCAATGATTGAAGTAGAGAATGAGCATACGCAAGCGCTTGAAACACATCAAGGACAAAAGAAGACTGAAGAAATTAGGGATGGTGCAGGTGATCAAGTTGACATTAAACACTtaaaagtttttcatcGGTTTCAACAAACAATGAAACTAAAGGGACGCCAGAAACTCTATCAGCCGAATGAAGGacaggaagaaaaagtaaaagATCATATGTTACAACAAAAAGAGTCTGAGAGACATGACCTTATTTCATTACCACAACCTGAACTTCCTCAAGATaaagttctttcttctttggctACACTAAATCAAAAAATCGACTGGCTTGCAAAACCTATATATTATACAACTAGAGCTACACTTCCCTTCCAGAAACTTAACTTGCCCCCTTctttattgaaaaatatatTGCAGAAATTTGGATACAAAGAAGCTTTTAGTGTGCAAATTTCTGTTATCCAAGCGCTGCAACATGATATCAAACAGACCAGGATCTCTAATAGCATACCAGGCGACCTGTTGGCAAATGCACCGACTGGATCAGGAAAGACTCTAGGCTACTGTGTACCTATTGTCCAGGCAATACTTGGGAGACGGGTATCCAGTATAAAATGTATTATTCTGGCACCTACCAAGCCATTGGTATCCCAAGTTTATTCCACTTTGAATCAGCTATGTACGGGCACGGATTTAAATGTCATGGAGTTGAGAAATGATACTGTTGATAATGAGAAAATGAGACTTACCAGCTACGAATTACCGAATTATCCAGATATAATTGTTAGCACGCCAGGTAGGCTTCTTGAACACCTCAATGCTAATCGATTGAAACTGCATTGTTTGCGTTTCCTTGTTGTTGACGAAGCTGACCGAATTTTACACTCTACTTCTTTCGATTGGTGCGCTCCATTGTTACGGAAAATCAACAATGATCGGTCTACAAGTTACGGTAAATCCGGGAAGTCTTTGTCTGCTTTAAACTTGAGTGTAGTCCCTTGCCAAAAGTTAGTATTTTCTGCCACTTTAACTACCGATGCTGAAAAACTGTCCCATTTGCAGCTGTACAGACCAAGACTGTTAGTTGTTAACGATCATGGAGTAGAATCAGGGAAAGACGGTTCCTCAGAACTGTACCAGCTCCCTCCCTCATTGGATGAATTATCTTTAACTCTCTCCAATACTGACGGTGTTGAATTCTTTAAGCCACTGATTTTGTTTAAACTTTTGACAGAATATGTGTACCGAGCACGTATGGGAGACATGAATGTGAGTGTGCCATTCAAAGCAAATGTTCTTGTCTTCATTCGCTCTAATGAGGCTAGTGCTAGAATGGAAAAATTGCTAGACTTATTGGCTGAAGCCTTTCGCAAAAAGCTTAGAGTTAAATCTGTGAATTCACTATTGGATCCAGAAACCCGAGAGCGGCGTTTTCATGACTTTACAAGAAATAAGATAGACGTTTTGGTGGCAACGGATGTAATGGCAAGAGGAATGGATTTACCCAATATTAACCACGTCATAAATTATGATCTTCCTGGTTCTACACGCGAGTATGTCCACCGCGTTGGTAGAACTGCCAGAGCTAATAAATTTGGCGTTGCCACATCATTTGTGCTCGGAGACGGCGACAGGCAATGGTTGCGAAGGTTAACCCAAAGTGGTGTCATCAATCGAAATGGTAAGACTTTGAACGATATACCTGTCACCGAGGAGATTGAGACAAGGCTAGAAACGTCATATCAGGATACCAACATGGAAGAAGACGGGATCCCAAAATTTCTACTCGCATTGACAGAACCAGAAAAACTGATTTACACTGAGGTTCTAGCAGAGCTGGGATACGAAATTAAACAGCACAAGTCTTAA
- a CDS encoding 6-phosphogluconolactonase, catalyzes the second step of the pentose phosphate pathway: protein MVQIYSYERSDEIANAVANYILDIQDHVLKTNTVFRIAVSGGSLGKVLKKGLIDNQENRSKIAWDKWHVYFSDERLVKLNHEDSNYALFNEMVLKPLQKFKMPLPRVVTIKEDLLDESRINDAMIASEYEHHLPSVLDLVLLGCGPDGHTCSLFPNHKLLRETSKRIAAISDSPKPPSRRITFTFPVLENSSNIAFVAEGEGKSPVLRQIFGEEKTNLPCEIVNKLSTRVSWFVDNHALSGVSVSTSKY from the coding sequence ATGGTACAAATCTATTCCTATGAACGATCTGATGAAATTGCTAATGCAGTAGCCAATTACATATTAGACATTCAGGATCACGTACTAAAAACTAATACTGTTTTTAGGATCGCTGTCAGTGGAGGCTCCCTTGGCAAGGTATTAAAGAAGGGATTGATAGACAATCAAGAGAACAGATCAAAAATTGCCTGGGATAAATGGCATGTGTATTTCAGTGACGAAAGGTTAGTAAAACTCAATCACGAGGACTCCAATTATGCCCTATTCAATGAAATGGTTTTGAAGCCTCTacaaaaattcaaaatgcCACTACCAAGAGTTGTCACCATCAAGGAGGATCTATTAGATGAAAGCCGAATAAACGATGCAATGATAGCAAGTGAGTATGAACATCACCTTCCCAGTGTTTTGGATCTTGTCCTTTTGGGATGTGGACCTGATGGTCATACTTGTTCCCTTTTTCCGAACCACAAACTATTAAGGGAAACCTCAAAACGCATTGCTGCTATATCAGATTCTCCCAAGCCACCTTCGAGGAGAATAACTTTCACATTTCCAGTCCTTGAGAACTCCTCTAATATAGCTTTTGTCGCCgaaggagaaggaaaatCTCCTGTCTTAAGGcaaatttttggagaagaaaagaccaattTACCATGCGAAATCGTAAACAAATTATCTACTCGAGTGAGTTGGTTTGTCGATAACCATGCTCTTAGTGGAGTCTCCGTTTCTACTTCGAAATACTGA
- a CDS encoding putative mitochondrial 37S ribosomal protein MRPS12 — protein MFKFVIGKVVSPMRLYTSTSSIRRITLGNFVNFNSFWVRPLLISIPSQQRYATLNQIKRGGGKRRIRRATESPDLEMCPLKKGVVVRVMILKPKKPNSAQRKAARVRLSNGKVISAYIPGEGHNAQEHSVVFVRGGRVKDLPGVKYHLVRGAMDLSGVANRVNARSKYGVKKPAKE, from the coding sequence ATGTTCAAGTTTGTGATAGGGAAAGTGGTGAGCCCCATGCGGCTATACACATCTACGAGTTCAATAAGAAGAATTACACTGGGAAATTTTGTTaatttcaattctttttgggTTAGACCGTTGTTAATATCAATTCCTAGTCAACAAAGATATGCTACCTTAAATCAGATAAAACGAGGCGgaggaaagagaaggaTTAGGCGTGCGACTGAATCGCCTGACTTGGAAATGTGCCCTCTTAAAAAAGGTGTTGTTGTTCGTGTAATGATTTTAAAGCCTAAGAAACCTAATTCAGCCCAACGAAAAGCTGCTCGAGTACGTCTTTCCAATGGTAAGGTAATATCAGCATACATTCCCGGGGAGGGCCACAATGCACAAGAACATAGCGTAGTATTTGTCAGAGGTGGTAGAGTAAAAGACTTGCCTGGCGTTAAGTATCACCTTGTTAGGGGAGCCATGGATTTGAGCGGAGTTGCCAACAGGGTCAATGCACGATCCAAGTATGGTGTTAAAAAGCCTGCAAAGGAGTAA